The Bacteroidales bacterium genome segment CTTTTTGTGTTAATTTGCGGGTACAAGGGATAGCCCCGTAAAAATGATCGGCATGGGTAGTGCCGTAAGCCGGAATGTGTTTGCCGGCCTGGGCCCAACTTGTAGCCCATTCGCTGTGCGTATGAACAATTCCGCCGATGTTTTTGAATTCCCGGTATAACACAGTATGGGTCGGAGTATCGCTGGAGGGCTTCAGCCGGCCTTCCCTGACATTTCCTTCCAGATCCACGACCACCATATCATCGGGTTTCATATCTTCATAGGAAACCCCGCTGGGTTTGATGACAAGCAGTCCTTTTTCCCGGTCAATACCGCTTACATTTCCCCATGTCAGAATGACGAGTTGATGTTTTACCAGATCCAGATTGGCCTGACAGACTTGTTCTTTTAATTTCCCGAGCATAATACACCGAAGTTTTGATTAAATGCCTCTTGCCAGATGATGGTATATTTCATTCCATCTCAGTTCTTTTTTGAAATCCGAAATGGATGTATTTTCGTCAATCAGCAGAAATTCAATACCGGCCATTTCGGCAAAATTTTCAAGGTATTCATCATCAATGGTCATACTAAAGGCAGTATGATGGGCGCCGCCGGCATGAATCCAGGCTTCCGCAGCCTTTTTGAGATCGGGCTCGGGTTCCCAGGCTACCCGGGCTACCGGTAAGTTAGGCAATGACGGTATTTCTGTCACATTCACCTTATTGGCCACCATACGGAAACGGTTGCCCATATCCATAACCGAAACGTTGATTCCCGGGCCCGTTGGAACGCTGAATACCAGGCGGGCAGGGTCATCTTTCCCGCCTATAGACAGGGGATGAACCTCAAGCGACGGTTTCTCTCTGCTTAATGAAGGGCATACTTCCAGCATATGGGCACCCAGAACTTTCATGTTGCCGGGTTCCAAATGGTAAGTATAGTCCTCCATAAAGGAG includes the following:
- the araD gene encoding L-ribulose-5-phosphate 4-epimerase, with amino-acid sequence MLGKLKEQVCQANLDLVKHQLVILTWGNVSGIDREKGLLVIKPSGVSYEDMKPDDMVVVDLEGNVREGRLKPSSDTPTHTVLYREFKNIGGIVHTHSEWATSWAQAGKHIPAYGTTHADHFYGAIPCTRKLTQKEVDKDYEANTGKVIAETFQSMNPDAMPAVNVNGHGPFTWGKDAHEAVHNAVVLEEIAKMAFRTEMLGNGQPIDQHLLDKHYLRKHGKNAYYGQK